A window from Drosophila nasuta strain 15112-1781.00 chromosome 3, ASM2355853v1, whole genome shotgun sequence encodes these proteins:
- the LOC132789716 gene encoding daisho2 gives MNCLKICGFVFALIAALSSADAATQVLHAGGHTLIQTDNSQYIRKN, from the exons ATGAACTGCCTGAAGATCTGTGGCTTTGTCTTTGCGCTGATTGCAGCTCTGTCTAGTGCTGACGCTg CTACACAAGTGCTACATGCTGGTGGCCATACGTTGATACAGACAGATAATTCACAATATATTCGCAAGAACTAA